From Scleropages formosus chromosome 9, fSclFor1.1, whole genome shotgun sequence, one genomic window encodes:
- the LOC108930526 gene encoding plasmalemma vesicle-associated protein-like, with protein sequence MYNSNFSRPAFGLEVKDIQKSNGKSCGYYLRIIFFFSSLIQSLIIVSLVLFLVYGQPEQSVEGKRVQDLEHSLKQVNSENQVLKQQEKNFTEVLEKKNAEKNQCELDKKKAELRCSVPVKCPSQVPVINPATIAMKTLESKKQQLETTLKQVESNFTRTTQELKSKMEDTTKTLDRLQLEKQNAEEQLRTYTKLCKEDFTTPLKGIQDVTRAFLTKIDNLFLPTTFPLSCENQQKQIEKVRSSCTNLSKDIEEKFQNYLDNVGEKVTNIQDERSKLMAENAQLAESVKQCPQKRVGRAVPPDTPPQDNGTERKEGWQNPENQEVLLEEKDNMLNMSKRNIMGPGWTPSDFQVNNYKHVNKYGRFKTAEY encoded by the exons ATGTACAACAGCAATTTCTCACGTCCTGCATTTGGACTGGAGGTCAAGGACATTCAGAAGTCCAACGGCAAAAGCTGTGGCTACTACCTAAGGAtcatcttcttcttttcctcgCTGATCCAGTCTCTCATCATTGTCAGCTTGGTGCTCTTCCTGGTGTACGGCCAACCGGAGCAGTCCGTGGAGGGCAAGAGGGTGCAGGACCTGGAGCACAGTTTGAAACAGGTGAACTCAGAGAACCAAGTTCTGAAGCAGCAGGAAAAGAACTTTACTGAGGTGCTGGAGAAAAAGAATGCCGAGAAA AATCAGTGTGAACTAGATAAAAAGAAAGCTGAACTCAGATGTTCTGTTCCAGTCAAATGTCCCAGTCAGGTTCCAGTAATCAACCCTGCAACAA TTGCTATGAAGACCTTGGAGAGTaagaagcagcagctggaaacTACATTGAAACAGGTGGAGAGCAACTTCACCCGAACAACTCAAGAGCTCAAGAGCAAGATGGAGGACACCACCAAGACTCTTGACAGGTTACAGCTGGAGAAGCaaaatgcggaggagcagctgaGAACATACACTAAACTCTGCAAGGAGGATTTCACCACACCCCTGAAGGGTATACAGGACGTCACCAGAGCATTTCTAACAAAGATCGACAACTTGTTTTTACCCACTACTTTCCCCCTGAGCTGTGAAAATCAGCAGAAGCAAATAGAAAAAGTCCGCTCAAGCTGCACAAACCTCTCGAAAGACATCGAGGAGAAGTTCCAGAATTACCTGGACAACGTGGGAGAAAAAGTCACCAACATCCAGGACGAGCGCAGCAAGCTGATGGCGGAGAACGCACAGCTGGCTGAGAGTGTCAAACAGTGTCCCCAGAAGCGCGTGGGTAGGGCAGTGCCACCCGACACCCCGCCCCAGGACAATGGcacagaaagaaaggaagggTGGCAGAATCCTGAAAACCAGGAGGTCCTGCTGGAAGAGAAGGACAACATGCTCAACATGTCAAAGAGAAACATCATGGGCCCTGGATGGACTCCAAGTGACTTCCAGGTAAACAATTACAAACATGTAAACAAGTATGGGAGATTCAAGACCGCAGAGTactga
- the gtpbp3 gene encoding 5-taurinomethyluridine-[tRNA] synthase subunit GTPB3, mitochondrial, producing MKDMFVRCRALWRSSFVRNGLRSCSLKALCTRVVHDADTIFALSSGHGKCGVAVVRVSGPASGFALQSIAGFRHTLPAARTALLRNITDPHSQELLDRALVLWFPGPRSFTGEDCAEFHIHGGPAVISGVLKALGSLPGVRAATAGEFTRRAFLAGKLDLTEVEGLGDLIHAETEAQRRQALRQMAGDLARLYQDWSQHLTRCLAHVEAFIDFGEDELIENEVLNQVDHGVSQLQLQMERHLQDERRGERLRNGVQVVIAGAPNAGKSSLLNLLCRRPAAIVSPVPGTTRDVVETHLDIGGFPVVLSDTAGLRDTVDGVEREGVRRARERVDLSDVTLVMLDLTQLPKDHQSVPSFLMDHLRSTLLSGEDLRDSLQKFLLVFNKRDLLPQEQLDNIQKTIIHMEGLPPACLLSCQSGDGFDQFLRVLQNRLQTLCGDPLVGSPSLTQARHRSHLQQSLRALAQYHQYRDLDLALSAEGLRLALASLGRITGKVGPEEILDIIFRDFCIGK from the exons ATGAAAGACATGTTTGTGCGTTGTAGAGCGTTGTGGAGATCTTCGTTTGTTAGAAACGGACTCAG ATCGTGTTCACTAAAGGCTTTGTGCACGAGAGTTGTGCACGATGCCGACACCATTTTCGCATTGTCATCGGGACATGGGAAGTGTGGAGTGGCGGTGGTGCGGGTCAGCGGCCCGGCCTCGGGTTTTGCCCTCCAGAGCATAGCTGGCTTCAGACACACCCTGCCTGCTGCCCGTACCGCTCTTCTTCGCAACATCACCGACCCCCATTCCCAGGAGCTGCTTGACAGGGCGCTCGTCCTCTGGTTTCCAG GGCCTCGCAGTTTCACCGGGGAAGACTGCGCCGAGTTCCACATACATGGAGGCCCTGCGGTCATCAGTGGAGTTTTGAAAGCCCTgg GCAGCCTACCAGGCGTACGAGCAGCAACGGCCGGAGAGTTCACGAGACGTGCATTTCTCGCGGGCAAGCTCGATCTGACTGAGGTGGAGGGCCTGGGGGACCTGATTCACGCGGAGACTGAAGCTCAGAGAAGACAGGCTCTCCGACAGATGGCTGGAGACCTAGCACGACTTTACCAGGATTGGAGCCAGCATTTGACGAGG TGTTTGGCTCATGTGGAAGCCTTCATTGACTTTGGTGAGGATGAACTGATTGAGAATGAGGTCCTCAATCAAg TGGACCACGGTGTgtcccagctccagctccaaATGGAGAGGCACCTGCAGGACGAGCGGCGTGGGGAACGACTCCGCAACGGAGTCCAGGTGGTAATTGCAGGAGCTCCCAATGCAGGAAAAAGCAGCCTCCTTAACCTGCTCT GCCGCCGTCCCGCAGCCATTGTGTCTCCGGTCCCAGGGACAACCAGGGATGTAGTAGAGACACACTTGGACATTGGGGGATTTCCTGTGGTGCTAAGTGATACAGCTGGACTCAGAGATACTGTGGACGGTGTGGAGAGAGAGGGTGTTCGTAGAGCCAGGGAAAG GGTGGACCTGTCTGATGTTACCCTTGTGATGTTGGATTTGACGCAGCTTCCTAAAGACCACCAAAGTGTGCCCAGCTTCCTCATGGACCACCTCAGATCCACGCTTCTCAGTGGGGAGGACCTTAGGGATTCCTTACAAAAGTTCCTTTTGGTTTTCAACAAGAGAGACCTTCTTCCTCAAGAGCAGCTGGATAACATACAGAAAACTATCATTCACATGGAGGGTTTGCCCCCAGCCTGCTTACTCTCATGCCAGTCTGGAGATGGGTTTGACCAGTTTCTCAGAGTCCTGCAAAACAGATTACAAACTTT GTGTGGAGACCCCCTGGTTGGTTCCCCAAGTCTGACCCAAGCTCGGCACCGTTCTCATCTGCAGCAGAGTCTGAGGGCTCTGGCCCAGTACCATCAATACCGTGATCTGGATCTGGCACTTTCTGCAGAAGGGCTCCGATTGGCTCTTGCTAGTCTAGGCCGAATCACTGGCAAAGTGGGCCCTGAGGAAATTCTGGACATTATCTTCAGAGATTTCTGCATAGGAAAATAG